In Papaver somniferum cultivar HN1 chromosome 1, ASM357369v1, whole genome shotgun sequence, a genomic segment contains:
- the LOC113355714 gene encoding uncharacterized protein LOC113355714 yields the protein MATCAACYSSDHLVDSFPDLQAFHESIFEKANALYHKQENNPYSQTYNPGWKNHPNFSWSKGAVQGGTTMLASNRNENPHDHVNVVTTLRSGKVIEKNIGVSQSVESKSDSPVHTTPHKTSGVEKESEHDSDSKNYTDVNVPAPSHVPVSPFPQTLVQQKKSNQYNEILEMFKRVNINIPFLEAIRQIPTYAKFLNDLCTQKRKLHVHKRAFLTEQVSSIIQNNIPTKFRDPGCPIIPCTIGDHEVENALLDLGASVNLLPYSVYVQLGLGEMKPTLVTLQLANRSVKIPRDTQPVQNPDNHIPVILGRPFLETSTAIINCRNGVLKFSFGNMIVELNAFNISQQPIDCDDTELHEINMIESLIQDSLPDILSVDPLQTAVEPLPLSDSKSAPSLVEPPKLDLKPFPDTLKYAFLGSSETLLVIIASCLDTKQEIQLLEVLKEHKEALGWTI from the exons ATGGCCACTTGTGCCGCATGCTACAGTTCGGACCATCTAGTGGATAGTTTTCCAGACCTACAAGCATTTCATGAGTCTATATTTGAGAAGGCTAATGCTTTGTATCATAAACAAGAGAACAAcccttattctcagacctacaacccagggtgGAAGAATCACcctaatttttcatggtctaaaggggCCGTACAAGGGGGTACAACGA TGCTTGCCTCAAATCGCAATGAGAATCCTCATGATCATGTGAATGTTGTCACTACTCTTCGTAGTGGTAAAGTTATTGAGAAAAATATAGGTGTATCACAGTCAGTCGAGTCTAAGTCAGACTCACCGGTGCATACAACTCCACATAAAACATCCGGTGTGGAGAAGGAATCTGAGCATGATAGTGACTCTAAGAATTACACTGATGTTAATGTTCCTGCACCGTCTCATGTACCTGTTTCTCCATTTCCTCAAACATTGGTGCAACAGAAGAAAAGTAACCAATACAACGAGATATTGGAAATGTTCAAACGAGTAAACATAAACATTCCATTTCTCGAAGCAATCAGGCAGATACCTACCTATGCTAAGTTTTTGAACGATCTTTGCACACAAAAGAGAAAGCTccatgtgcacaaacgtgcttttcTCACTGAGCAGGTAAGTTCCATAATTCAAAACAACATCCCAactaagtttagggacccaggttgtccaataATACCGTGCACCATAGGTGACCATGAGGTCGAAAATGCTTTACTAGACTTAGGAGCAAGTGTAAATCTATTGCCATACTCTGTGTATGTGCAATTAGGACTTGGGGAGATGAAACCCACTCTTGTTACGCTACAATTAGCGAACAGATCTGTAAAAATCCCTCGTG atactcaacctgtgcaAAACCCAGATaatcacattcctgtcattttaggacgtcctttcctGGAGACGTCCACTGCCATCataaattgtcgtaatggagtgttgaaattttcttttggtaacatgattgTAGAACTGAATGCTTTTAACATTAGTCAACAGCCCATAGATTGTGATGATACTGAATTGCATGAGATTAACATGATTGAGAGTCTGATTCAAGACTCGTTGCCTGACATCTTATCTGTGGATCCTTTGCAA ACTGCAGTGGAACCActtccactctctgattccaaatcTGCCCCATCTCTTGTCGAACCACCTAAACTTGATTTGAAACCATTTCCCGATACTTTGAAATATGCTTTCTTAGGTTCTTCTGAGACGTTGCTTGTTATTAttgcatcatgtttagacacaaAACAGGAAATCCAACTTTTAGAAGTTCTTAAAGAACATAAAGAGGCCTTAGGCTGGACCATCTAA